AATTATTATATTAATCATATCACTATCTATTTTTTTTGCAAATCTTATCCTAAATATGCTAGAAGAAACCTCTGAGATTGCTCTCAGAGATTAGAGGATAACTAGTTACTATTCTCAACCGCTGCAGTAACAAAGGCAGTGTAGAGTTCTTCTGGGCGGTTTGGACGACTTGAAAGTTCAGGATGATACTGACAAGCCACAAAGAATTTATTTTCAGGAATTTCCACAATTTCGACCAAACGATTGTCTGGAGATACTCCTGAGAAGACAAAACCTGCTGCCTCAAACTGTTCACGAAAGGCGTTGTTAAACTCATAACGGTGACGGTGACGGCGTTGCACCACTTCTTGATTATGATAAGCAGCCGCTGCCTTAGAGCCACGTTTCAACTTAGATGGGTAAAGTCCCAAACGAAGGGTTCCTCCCATATCCTCAATATCAACCTGGTCACGCATGATATCAATGATAGGGTATTTTGTATCAGAATCAAGCTCTGCAGAATTGGCACCTTCAAGCCCTAAAACGTGACGAGCAAACTCGATACAAGTCAACTGCATTCCCAAGCAAACACCCAACACAGGAACATCATTCTCACGCGCATAACGGATGGCTTGAATTTTTCCTTCCGTACCACGTTGGCCAAAACCTCCTGGTACGATAATTCCGTCCGCATCAGACAAGAGTTCTGCCACATTCTCTGCTGTCACATCATTGGCATTGATCCAATTAATCTTCACTTCTGCGTCGTTGGCATACCCAGAGTGTTTCAAAGCTTCAACCACAGAGATGTAGGCATCTTGCAACTCCACATACTTACCAACGAGGGAGATCTTGACTTGTTTTTTCAGGTTCATGACCTTGTCCACCATGGCTGACCATTCTGTCATATCCGCTACTGGTGCGTCTAATTTCAAATGGTCACAGACAATTTGGTCCATGCCTTGCGCCTGTAAATTCAATGGAATTTGGTAAAGGTGTTCAACGTCCAACGATTCGATAACAGCTTCTGGAGCCACGTCACAGAACTGTGCTAGTTTATTTTTAATACCCTGACCAGCTGGTTTCTCCGTACGAATAACCAACATATTTGGCTGAATCCCCAAACCACGCAATTCTTTTACAGAATGCTGGGTTGGTTTGGTCTTCATTTCACCAGCAGCCTTTAGGTAAGGAAGCAAGGTTGTATGGATGTACATGACATTATCCGCACCCACATCTGCCTTCATCTGACGAAGGGCCTCTAGAAATGGCAAGGACTCGATATCTCCAACGGTTCCACCAACCTCTGTGATAATGACATCCGAGTCGGTCGTTAGAGCGGCACGCTTGATTTTTTCTTTCAAAGCATCTGTGATATGAGGAATAACCTGAACAGTTGCACCAAGGTATTCTCCACGGCGCTCCTTACGAAGAACTTCACTGTAGATTTTACCAGTTGTCACGTTGGAGTATTTGTTGAGATTGATATCGATGAAACGTTCATAGTGGCCCAAGTCCAAATCGGTCTCAGCCCCATCATCTGTCACAAAGACTTCCCCGTGCTGGTAAGGGCTCATGGTTCCCGGATCGATATTGATATAAGGGTCAAACTTCTGAATAGTCACTTTTAGACCACGATTTTTCAAGAGACGCCCCAGACTTGCTGCGACAATCCCTTTCCCAATAGACGATACCACACCACCAGTTACAAAAATATATTTCGTAGACATAGATTCCTCTTTCTAAAATGCTCAAGGCCTTGTTAACTACGAGGGGACATAGAAAACAAGACCCTTATGGATAACGACTTTTCAAGAAAACTTCCTGAAAAAACAAAAATAGCTCCCTAGTAACTAGAGAGCCCCGACCTCTAAAAGAGGTGCCCGAACAATATAATACCTCAAAGCAGAACATTTGTCAACCCGAATCGGTAAAACCTGAAAATAAGAAGATTACTTTCAGAAAACCAACTAAAAATCCGCATCCAAACGGATGACCTGCTCAAGGAACAAAAAGGAGATCTTACGATCTCCTCTGTGAAGTCTTTTACTCTTCTTCACTCGTTTCAGCGTCATCGTCAGAAAACTCGTCGTCTTCTTCGTTAAGATCCACGTCTTCACCCAAGTCATCAGGAGCAATTTCGTTGATTTCTGCATCGTAAGCTTCCACTTCATTTTTCTCATCATCTGGATTTTCATCATCATATGAAAGAGCTGGATCTGCTTCGTATGCATCTTCGTCTTCTGGATCATCTGCATTGTAGTCAATGGCATCTGAATCACCATCCATAAAGGCATTGACACGTTTTTTCTTAGCTTTTGGTGCTACTTCATCGTCGTCACTTTCTTCAAGAGCGATGATTTCTTCGTCGATTTCGTCCACACCATACCATGAACGAAGGCCCCATTTGTTGTCTCCAAGTGAGATGAAGCTACCGTCAAAGTTCAACTCTGTGTAGAACAAAGGCAAAGCTTCACGGATATCGCTGTTTGATGTTCCAAGGTAGTTTTGAATTTCGTTTACAAGATCGCTAAAATGCATCTCATGATCGCGACCACGAAGTTCCAAGATAGCACGCGCTACCTCAATCATAGATAGTTCACTTTTTTCTTGCCCAGCAAATACTTCTAATTCCAAAGCGTTTCTCCTCATTTATACTACTATTGCCAGAGCGAACAGACTCTGACCTCATTTTATCATGTACTCTTTATTGTACGATAATTTTACGGAATAGTCAAAGGTTAAATGGGAGAAAGTGACAGGACTTTTTATTTCTTTGCTACCCAGTCGATAGCATCGTGAGGTGGATTTTCGGTATCAATCCAGATGAATTCGATGCTGATGATATATGAAATTAAACTGCAATACTATACTTCTCAGGATGGTTCGAACTTACGGAATTTGTTATGTAGTAACCTGCTTTCTAAATTGTTGGCTAACCATTCTAGTATATCATTTTAAGAAAATACAAATCAATTGAATCATTCCTTAGAAATTATAAAAAATTCCCTTTACTCTATTGCTAGCTTACAAGTTTTAAAATCTAAAAAATTATCAGTTATTGTTTGAACTAACTAATCTTAGTTTAAGATGTTATTTATAAAATGTGTAAATACTCGTTGATTTTAGCTGATGATAATTCTTCACTAAAAAATATATATTCTATTCCTTTTTTTGAATTACCCGCACTATAGTTTAACATATAAGGGAAATGCTCAAATTTTGAGTACATATTTTGGATTTCCTCGTGAAAATCATATGTAAGAACCCATTTATGTTTACTCATATATTTGTCAATAGTGTCTCGTAATTCTAAATGATCTATGTGTTCATAAAAATTTGTGTACAATTGTTTTCCCTTAACATAATATGGTGGGTCAAAAAAAGTCAGAGACCGTTTTGTACGATTAATATTATTTTTAATAAATTCAATAGCATCTATATTATACAAATTGATTCTACTCTTATTTTTAGCAATTAATTCAATCTTATTTATCAATACTTCTGTATTATATCTGCAATCCATTTTATAATTTCCCATTTGGGCTCTGCCACCTATGGGACCAGCTTGAATAATTCCTGATCGATTAGTTCTATTTAGATAAAATGTAGAGAAACCTAATGTAAGTAAGTCGACATTTTCTTTGTTTCTTTGAATATCTTGCTGCTTATCCCATTCTTCAATCGTAAATACTGCCTCTTTTACTTTTTTTATAAAAGAATCAGTATTATGTAAAATTGAAAACCACATTGCATAAATGGATTTATCAAAATCATTTAACATTATTTTTTTTACGTCATTATTAAGCAACAATTTTAATGCTACTGCAGCCCCACCACAAAACGGCTCTATATAAGTATCAATATTGTTATTCTCTACCAAATATTTAACATACTGATAAGTTTTATTTTTTCCCCCAGGATAGCGTAGCGGGCTAAAATTATCCATTATTCACTCCTTCATACAATCTATTAAATACAATAGAGAAAAAATTTTGATACTTACTGCAAGTGGTTTTAATATCAATGGAACTTATAGTGGTCCCGTAATCATGAATTAAACCATTTAATGTTTCTATATCATTAGTATTTTTTAACGCCTTTACTTCCTCTTTATTTAATAACCCTTTATCAGATAAATGTCCTTTAACTGTGGTAATAAGGGAGGATAAATTATCAGCAGGCTTCTTAACTGAGAATAAGTCTATGTAAGCTTTAGTAGTATATTCAATTAACGCACGAAGTAAAAATGCAATTATGATATATTCGTCGTTACTATGTGATAAAGAGTTGTATTTTTGTAAGTTTCTTATCACTCCACAAATTTTAAAATACTTGGGATTAGCTGATAACTTTGATAAAGACTCATCATACCACCGTTGGTTAAATAAAACTTGATATTCCTGTTGCTGATTATTAATCGCTATATTTAAACATATTGGAAAATGTTTAGTTTGTCCATTATATTTAACATCGATAGTGTACGTCCCGTTTTCAGAAATAGACTCTATAATATTATCTGTAATTACGATATTTTGATGATTGCAACTAATTAAAAGCCTAGAATATTCTGAACTTTGTCTTGAAACTTTATTATTTTTATCATCTCGCAATTCAATATCATCAGCTAAATCATAATTTTCTCGTTGTATAGTAACTGATTGCTTGGGAACAAAGAATTTATATTTTGTTTCTTGATTTTGTGTGTCATTATTATTCGTAGTATTCTCACGCGTATCATTTGCTGGTAAGTTAGGAGTCTCTTTATTATCTCCCACACTATCTTCAGTAGTTTTTGTATCATTACTTATAGGAGTATTTTTTAATGACTCTTCATTAGAACCGTTGATTTTTTCAGATTCTTTATATTCCTTAATTTTGTCAGCTAAACCTGGTATTACTTTGTCACTTTTGACAATTTCATTCCATTGTCCTTGTACACTAAATACCCGTGTATCTAATTTTTTATCAATCCAAACTGCTTTACCTAATAATCCTAATATTTCATGATAGACTTTTTCATTTTTTGCTACAACTTGAAAATCATCATTAAACTCAAGTTTTAACTCTTTAATCAATGGTCTTGAAACTCTCGACACAAGAACATCTGTATCTAAATGCGTTAACTTTTCCAAATCAGACTTATAAATTTTGGCTGCATTATAAACTGAAGTTAAATAATTTAGTTGTTGTATAGCATTTCTTATCGCAACTTTTCCTTCTGGAGTAATATTTTTAATATTATCTAAAGCTTCATCACTTGATAATCCCTTTTCCCTATATTGGGTATAAAGATTATGGTAAAATACCCTTTTATCAGTCGCACTCCATGTCTTAATCCCATCAACATGTTTTGCACTAATTTTAAAAAGCGCTTCGTCTCTAGTATCTTCTTTTACTACATCACAACTAACTTCAAAATCACTTAGATTCAGATTTAATTGTTTAAGTTTATTTCTTTCTGAACTTGTTAATAGAGATGAATACTGAAACAAAAGTTTCAGCGAAGCAATTCTTCGATTACCTTCTAATACAGTATAATTAATCTTTCCAGCATTTCTGCTTTTTAAAACGATAATACGTTCACCTATTGTGTTATACCCGTTTTCTCCAATTTGAAATGCAAGTTCTTTAATCTGCTCAAATTCAACCAAATATTTGACTATTTCTTCTTCAGTATTAAAATCAAACATTGAAAATCTAGGGTTATTAAAATCTAAATTAATTTCTAAAGGATTTAAAACTACAGTATCAAACATATATATTCCTTTCACAACTGCTACATTTATAATTGATATTATAACACAAAAAACACGGCATTACACCGTGTTTCTGTGTTTATTTAATCAACTTCTTCATCTCATCAATACGTGCTACGGTCGCATCATATTTCGCTTGGTAGTCGGCTTGTTTGTCGCGTTCTTTTTGGACGACTTCTGGTTTGGCATTGGCTACGAAGCGCTCGTTAGAGAGCTTCTTACCGACCATATCCAGTTCTTTTTGCCATTTAGCGAGTTCCTTGTCGAGACGAGCCAGTTCTTCTTCGACATTGAGGAGGTCTGCCAGTGGCAGGTAGATTTCTGCTCCTGTGATGACGCTTGACATCGCGAGGTCAGGTGCAGGGATGGTTGATGCGATTTCCAAGTGTTCTGGATTTGTGAAGCGTTTGATGTAGTTGACATTACTGTTAAAGAAGGCTTCCAAGTCGCTATCGCTAGTCTTAACAAGGATGGTGATTGGCTTGCTTGGTGCTACGTTTACTTCCGCACGCGCATTCCGAACAGCACGGATCAAGTCTTTGAGACTTTCTACACCAGTGTGGGCTGCAAGATCTTCAAAGGCTGGGTTGACAGTTGGGTACTCCGCTGTCACGATAGAGCCTTCTGAGATTTGCCCAAAGATTTCCTCTGTCACGAATGGCATGATTGGGTGAAGGAGACGAAGGATCTTGTCCAAGGTGTAAAGGAGAACAGAACGTGTGATGACTTTCTCTTCTTCATTATCGCTATAAAGGACTTCCTTAGTCAACTCAACATACCAGTCCGCAAACTCGTCCCAGATGAAGTTGTAGAGAATGTGTCCAGCCACACCAAACTCAAACTTGTCAAAGTTTTCAGTAACTTTGCCAATCGTTCCGTTGAGGTTGTGGAGAATCCAGCGGTCAGTAACATTTCCAGCTTCCTTGTTTGCAACTTTTTCCACATTGGCAGTTGCTTGCTCAAGAGTCAAACCTTCATTGTTCATGAGGATGTAGCGAGAGATGTTCCAAATCTTGTTAATGAAGTTCCATGACGCATCCATTTTCTCGTAAGAGAAGCGCACGTCTTGCCCTGGTGCAGAACCGTTTGAAAGGAACCAACGAAGGCTATCTGTTCCGTACTTATCAATAACATCCATTGGATCAATCCCGTTACCGAGAGATTTCGACATCTTGCGTCCTTGCTCATCACGAATGAGACCATGAATCAAGGCA
The sequence above is a segment of the Streptococcus oralis ATCC 35037 genome. Coding sequences within it:
- a CDS encoding CTP synthase, which encodes MSTKYIFVTGGVVSSIGKGIVAASLGRLLKNRGLKVTIQKFDPYINIDPGTMSPYQHGEVFVTDDGAETDLDLGHYERFIDINLNKYSNVTTGKIYSEVLRKERRGEYLGATVQVIPHITDALKEKIKRAALTTDSDVIITEVGGTVGDIESLPFLEALRQMKADVGADNVMYIHTTLLPYLKAAGEMKTKPTQHSVKELRGLGIQPNMLVIRTEKPAGQGIKNKLAQFCDVAPEAVIESLDVEHLYQIPLNLQAQGMDQIVCDHLKLDAPVADMTEWSAMVDKVMNLKKQVKISLVGKYVELQDAYISVVEALKHSGYANDAEVKINWINANDVTAENVAELLSDADGIIVPGGFGQRGTEGKIQAIRYARENDVPVLGVCLGMQLTCIEFARHVLGLEGANSAELDSDTKYPIIDIMRDQVDIEDMGGTLRLGLYPSKLKRGSKAAAAYHNQEVVQRRHRHRYEFNNAFREQFEAAGFVFSGVSPDNRLVEIVEIPENKFFVACQYHPELSSRPNRPEELYTAFVTAAVENSN
- the rpoE gene encoding DNA-directed RNA polymerase subunit delta, translated to MELEVFAGQEKSELSMIEVARAILELRGRDHEMHFSDLVNEIQNYLGTSNSDIREALPLFYTELNFDGSFISLGDNKWGLRSWYGVDEIDEEIIALEESDDDEVAPKAKKKRVNAFMDGDSDAIDYNADDPEDEDAYEADPALSYDDENPDDEKNEVEAYDAEINEIAPDDLGEDVDLNEEDDEFSDDDAETSEEE
- a CDS encoding DNA adenine methylase, which encodes MDNFSPLRYPGGKNKTYQYVKYLVENNNIDTYIEPFCGGAAVALKLLLNNDVKKIMLNDFDKSIYAMWFSILHNTDSFIKKVKEAVFTIEEWDKQQDIQRNKENVDLLTLGFSTFYLNRTNRSGIIQAGPIGGRAQMGNYKMDCRYNTEVLINKIELIAKNKSRINLYNIDAIEFIKNNINRTKRSLTFFDPPYYVKGKQLYTNFYEHIDHLELRDTIDKYMSKHKWVLTYDFHEEIQNMYSKFEHFPYMLNYSAGNSKKGIEYIFFSEELSSAKINEYLHIL